A single region of the Variovorax paradoxus genome encodes:
- a CDS encoding transposase → MARLPRLTLAGMPHHVIQRGNNRQAIFVDRADHERLLALLADNAVRFGIALHAYVLMDNHFHLLATPGTATGLPQFMQSVGRSYVRYFNDRHGRSGTLWEGRYRSTLIQSDRYLLTCMAYIDLNPVRAGMVADARDFPWSSHGHYAGLRQDKLLTPHPLYWELGNTPFAREAAYVELVRAGVRSADQGTLTEATLRGWAAGDADFLASLQKSTERRVAKAKAGRPPAASTS, encoded by the coding sequence ATGGCCCGTCTTCCCCGCCTCACGCTGGCCGGCATGCCGCACCACGTGATCCAGCGCGGCAACAACCGCCAAGCCATCTTTGTCGACCGTGCGGACCACGAACGTCTGCTCGCCCTGCTGGCCGACAACGCCGTACGCTTCGGCATCGCGCTGCACGCCTATGTGCTGATGGACAACCACTTCCATCTGCTGGCAACGCCCGGTACCGCCACCGGACTGCCGCAGTTCATGCAGTCGGTGGGGCGCAGCTATGTGCGCTACTTCAATGACCGCCACGGCCGCAGCGGCACCCTGTGGGAAGGTCGCTACAGGTCCACGCTGATCCAGAGCGATCGCTATCTGCTGACCTGTATGGCGTATATCGATCTCAACCCCGTGCGGGCCGGCATGGTCGCCGACGCGCGCGACTTTCCATGGTCCAGCCACGGCCACTATGCCGGCTTGCGGCAAGACAAGCTGCTGACGCCGCATCCGCTTTATTGGGAACTTGGCAACACGCCCTTTGCCCGCGAGGCCGCATACGTCGAGTTGGTGCGCGCGGGCGTGCGTTCCGCTGATCAGGGCACTCTCACCGAGGCCACGTTGCGCGGTTGGGCGGCCGGCGACGCGGATTTTCTTGCTTCGCTTCAAAAGTCGACCGAGCGGCGCGTCGCCAAGGCCAAGGCCGGTCGCCCGCCAGCGGCATCTACTTCCTGA
- a CDS encoding glutamate synthase-related protein, which translates to MTTAAEIEYLQQHGLYSGADEHDACGVGFVAHIKGEKSHAIVLQGLKILENLDHRGAVGADKLMGDGAGILIQLPDHLYREEMAKQGVTLPPPGEYGVGMIFLPKEHASREACEQEMERAIKAEGQVLLGWRDVPVNRDMPMSPTVRAKEPLLRQVFIGRGNDVIVQDALERKLYVIRKTASANIQRLKLKHSKEYYVPSMSSRTVVYKGLLLADQVGTYYLDLQDKRCISALGLVHQRFSTNTFPEWPLAHPYRYVAHNGEINTVKGNYNWMKAREGVMSSPVLGPDLQKLYPISFAGQSDTATFDNCLELLTMAGYPISQAVMMMIPEPWEQHATMDPRRRAFYEYHAAMLEPWDGPASIVFTDGRQIGATLDRNGLRPSRYCVTDDDLVIMASESGVLPVPEQKIVRKWRLQPGKMFLIDLEQGRMIDDEEVKATLANSKPYKQWIENLRIKLDSVKAEPVAAPVSQVALLDRQQAFGYTQEDIKFLMSPMAQAGEEGIGSMGNDSPLAVLSSKNKPLYNYFKQLFAQVTNPPIDPIREAIVMSLVSFIGPKPNLLDINQVNPPMRLEVSQPILDFADMAKLRDIGKYTQGKFKSYVLDITYPLAWGDEGVEAKLASLCAEAVDAIKGGHNILIVSDRGVSPTQVAIPAVLALSAVHQYLVREGLRTTAGLVVETGSAREVHHFGVLAGYGAEAVHPYLAMETLAAMHADLPGDMSAEKAVYNYVKAIGKGLSKIMSKMGVSTYMSYCGAQLFEAIGLNTATVNKYFTGTASRVEGIGVFEIAEEAIRMHKAAFGDDPILSNMLDAGGEYAWRTRGEEHMWTPDAIAKLQHSTRSNNWNTYKEYAQLINDQNRRHLTLRGLFEFKLDPARAIPVDEVEPAAEIVKRFATGAMSLGSISTEAHSTLAIAMNRIGGKSNTGEGGEDPARYRNELKGIPIKQGDTLKSVIGAANVEVDLPLKDGDSLRSRIKQVASGRFGVTAEYLHSADQIQIKMAQGAKPGEGGQLPGGKVTEYIGKQRYAVPGVGLISPPPHHDIYSIEDLAQLIHDLKNAAPHASISVKLVSEIGVGTIAAGVAKCKSDHVVIAGHDGGTGASPWSSIKHAGSPWEIGLAETQQTLVLNRLRSRIRVQADGQMKTGRDVAIGALLGADEFGFATAPLVVEGCIMMRKCHLNTCPVGVATQDPILRKKFSGKPEHVVNYFFFVAEEVRQIMAQLGIRKFDDLIGRADLLDMRKGIEHWKASGLDFSRLFALPTVPAEVPRFHVENQDHGLDKALDVKLIEKSRPAIERGEKVQFIEVARNVNRSVGAMLSGALTKVHPQGLPDDSIRIQLEGTGGQSFGAFLARGITLYLIGDANDYTGKGLSGGRVVVRPSLDFRGEATRNTIVGNTALYGATTGEAYLCGVAGERFAVRLSGATAVVEGTGDHGCEYMTGGTVAVLGKTGRNFAAGMSGGVAFVYDEDGQFATRCNLSMVSLDKVLTSAEQTASVHRKIWHGGETDEAQLRKLLEEHHRWTGSKRARELLDNWAVARTKFVKVFPNEYKRALAELHDRKVELTSSGNNAHIGLEPHAVAAAPQATPASV; encoded by the coding sequence ATGACGACGGCTGCCGAGATCGAATATCTCCAACAACACGGTCTGTATTCCGGTGCCGACGAGCACGATGCCTGCGGCGTCGGCTTCGTGGCGCACATCAAGGGCGAAAAAAGCCATGCGATCGTGCTGCAGGGCCTAAAGATTCTCGAAAACCTTGACCATCGCGGCGCAGTGGGCGCTGACAAGCTCATGGGCGACGGCGCGGGCATCCTGATCCAACTGCCGGACCATCTGTACCGCGAAGAAATGGCCAAGCAGGGTGTCACGCTGCCGCCGCCGGGCGAATACGGCGTCGGCATGATCTTCCTGCCGAAAGAACATGCCTCCCGCGAAGCCTGCGAGCAGGAAATGGAACGCGCCATCAAGGCCGAAGGCCAGGTGCTGCTCGGCTGGCGCGACGTGCCGGTCAACCGCGACATGCCGATGTCGCCCACCGTGCGCGCCAAGGAGCCGCTGCTGCGCCAGGTGTTCATCGGCCGTGGCAACGACGTGATCGTGCAGGACGCGCTGGAGCGCAAGCTCTACGTCATTCGCAAGACCGCCAGCGCCAACATCCAGCGCCTGAAGCTCAAGCACAGCAAGGAATACTACGTTCCGAGCATGTCGAGCCGCACCGTGGTCTACAAGGGCCTGTTGCTGGCCGATCAGGTGGGTACCTATTACCTCGACCTGCAAGACAAGCGCTGCATCTCGGCCCTGGGCCTCGTGCACCAGCGCTTCTCGACCAATACCTTCCCCGAGTGGCCGCTCGCCCACCCGTACCGCTATGTCGCCCACAACGGCGAAATCAACACGGTCAAGGGCAACTACAACTGGATGAAGGCGCGCGAAGGCGTCATGTCGTCGCCCGTTCTCGGCCCCGACCTGCAGAAGCTGTACCCCATCAGCTTTGCCGGCCAGTCCGACACCGCCACCTTCGACAACTGCCTCGAGCTGTTGACGATGGCCGGCTACCCCATCAGCCAGGCCGTGATGATGATGATTCCCGAGCCCTGGGAACAGCACGCCACCATGGACCCGCGCCGCCGCGCGTTCTATGAATACCACGCCGCCATGCTGGAGCCGTGGGACGGCCCGGCCTCCATCGTGTTCACCGACGGCCGCCAGATCGGCGCCACGCTCGACCGCAACGGCCTGCGCCCCTCGCGCTACTGCGTGACCGACGACGACCTGGTCATCATGGCTTCGGAGTCCGGCGTGCTGCCCGTGCCCGAGCAGAAGATCGTGCGCAAGTGGCGCCTGCAGCCCGGCAAGATGTTCCTGATCGACCTGGAGCAGGGCCGCATGATCGATGACGAGGAGGTCAAGGCCACCCTCGCCAACAGCAAGCCGTACAAGCAGTGGATCGAAAACCTGCGCATCAAGCTCGACAGCGTCAAGGCGGAACCCGTCGCGGCGCCCGTCAGCCAGGTCGCGCTGCTCGACCGCCAGCAGGCCTTCGGCTACACGCAGGAAGACATCAAGTTCCTGATGAGCCCGATGGCGCAGGCCGGCGAGGAAGGCATCGGCTCCATGGGCAACGACAGCCCGCTGGCCGTGCTCTCCAGCAAGAACAAGCCGCTCTACAACTACTTCAAGCAGTTGTTCGCGCAAGTGACCAACCCGCCGATCGACCCGATCCGCGAAGCCATCGTGATGTCGCTGGTGTCGTTCATCGGCCCCAAGCCCAACCTGCTGGACATCAACCAGGTCAACCCGCCGATGCGGCTCGAAGTGAGCCAGCCGATTCTCGACTTTGCCGACATGGCCAAGCTGCGCGACATCGGCAAGTACACCCAAGGCAAGTTCAAGAGCTACGTGCTCGACATCACCTATCCGCTCGCCTGGGGCGACGAAGGCGTCGAAGCCAAGCTGGCGTCGCTGTGCGCCGAGGCAGTCGACGCCATCAAGGGCGGCCACAACATCCTGATCGTGAGCGACCGCGGCGTGAGCCCCACGCAGGTTGCGATTCCTGCCGTGCTGGCGCTGTCGGCCGTGCACCAGTACCTGGTGCGCGAGGGCCTGCGCACCACCGCCGGACTGGTGGTGGAGACCGGTTCGGCGCGCGAGGTGCATCACTTCGGCGTGCTGGCGGGCTACGGCGCGGAAGCCGTTCACCCGTACCTGGCCATGGAAACCCTCGCGGCCATGCATGCCGACCTGCCGGGCGACATGAGCGCCGAGAAGGCGGTCTATAACTACGTCAAGGCCATCGGCAAGGGTCTCTCGAAGATCATGTCGAAGATGGGTGTCAGCACCTACATGAGCTACTGCGGCGCGCAGCTGTTCGAGGCCATCGGCCTGAACACGGCCACGGTCAACAAGTACTTCACCGGCACGGCCAGCCGCGTCGAGGGTATCGGCGTGTTCGAGATTGCCGAGGAAGCCATCCGCATGCACAAGGCGGCTTTCGGCGACGATCCGATTCTTTCGAACATGCTCGACGCCGGCGGTGAATACGCCTGGCGTACGCGCGGCGAAGAGCACATGTGGACGCCCGACGCCATTGCCAAGCTGCAGCACAGCACGCGCTCCAACAACTGGAACACCTACAAGGAATACGCGCAGCTCATCAACGACCAGAACCGCCGCCACCTCACGCTGCGCGGCCTGTTCGAATTCAAGCTCGATCCGGCCAGGGCCATTCCGGTCGACGAGGTCGAGCCCGCGGCTGAAATCGTCAAGCGCTTTGCCACCGGCGCGATGTCGCTCGGCTCGATCAGCACCGAAGCGCACTCCACGCTGGCCATTGCCATGAACCGCATCGGCGGCAAGAGCAACACGGGCGAGGGCGGGGAAGACCCGGCGCGCTACCGCAACGAGCTCAAGGGCATTCCGATCAAGCAAGGCGACACGCTCAAGAGCGTGATCGGCGCGGCCAACGTCGAGGTCGACCTGCCGCTGAAGGACGGCGACTCGCTGCGCTCGCGCATCAAGCAGGTGGCGTCGGGCCGCTTCGGCGTCACGGCCGAGTACCTGCATTCGGCCGACCAGATCCAGATCAAGATGGCGCAGGGTGCCAAGCCGGGCGAAGGCGGCCAGCTGCCCGGCGGCAAGGTCACCGAGTACATCGGCAAGCAGCGCTACGCGGTTCCGGGCGTGGGCCTGATCTCGCCGCCGCCGCACCACGACATCTACTCGATCGAAGACCTGGCGCAGCTGATTCACGACCTGAAGAACGCCGCCCCGCACGCGAGCATCAGCGTCAAGCTGGTGAGCGAAATCGGCGTGGGCACCATCGCGGCCGGCGTGGCCAAGTGCAAGAGCGACCACGTGGTGATCGCGGGCCATGACGGCGGCACGGGCGCATCGCCCTGGTCATCGATCAAGCATGCGGGCAGCCCGTGGGAAATCGGCCTGGCCGAAACGCAGCAGACGCTGGTGCTCAACCGCCTGCGCAGCCGCATCCGCGTGCAGGCCGACGGCCAGATGAAGACCGGCCGCGACGTCGCCATCGGCGCGCTGCTGGGGGCAGACGAGTTCGGCTTTGCCACCGCGCCGCTGGTGGTCGAAGGCTGCATCATGATGCGCAAGTGCCACCTGAACACCTGCCCGGTGGGCGTGGCCACGCAAGACCCGATCCTGCGCAAGAAGTTCTCGGGCAAGCCCGAGCACGTCGTCAACTACTTCTTCTTCGTTGCGGAAGAAGTGCGCCAGATCATGGCCCAGCTGGGCATCCGCAAGTTCGACGACCTGATCGGCCGCGCCGACCTGCTCGACATGCGCAAGGGCATCGAGCACTGGAAGGCCTCCGGCCTGGACTTCAGCCGTCTGTTCGCGTTGCCGACGGTGCCGGCCGAAGTGCCGCGCTTCCACGTCGAAAACCAGGACCATGGCCTCGACAAGGCGCTGGACGTCAAGCTCATCGAGAAGTCGCGTCCCGCCATCGAGCGCGGCGAGAAGGTGCAGTTCATCGAGGTGGCGCGCAACGTCAACCGCTCGGTGGGCGCCATGCTGTCGGGTGCGTTGACCAAGGTGCATCCGCAGGGCCTGCCCGACGATTCGATCCGCATCCAGCTCGAAGGCACGGGCGGCCAGTCGTTCGGCGCCTTCCTGGCGCGCGGCATCACGCTCTACCTGATCGGCGATGCCAACGACTACACCGGCAAGGGCCTCTCCGGCGGCCGCGTGGTGGTTCGCCCGAGCCTTGATTTCCGCGGCGAAGCCACGCGCAACACCATCGTCGGCAACACCGCGCTCTACGGCGCGACCACCGGCGAAGCCTATCTGTGCGGCGTGGCCGGCGAACGTTTCGCGGTGCGTCTTTCGGGTGCCACGGCCGTCGTCGAAGGCACGGGCGACCACGGCTGCGAATACATGACCGGCGGCACGGTCGCGGTGCTCGGCAAGACGGGCCGCAACTTCGCGGCCGGCATGAGCGGCGGCGTGGCTTTCGTCTACGACGAAGACGGCCAGTTCGCCACGCGCTGCAATCTCTCGATGGTGTCGCTCGACAAGGTGCTGACCTCGGCCGAGCAGACCGCGAGCGTGCACCGCAAGATCTGGCACGGCGGAGAGACCGACGAGGCCCAGCTCAGGAAGCTGCTCGAAGAGCACCACCGCTGGACCGGCAGCAAGCGTGCGCGCGAGCTGCTCGACAACTGGGCCGTGGCCCGCACCAAGTTCGTCAAGGTGTTCCCGAACGAATACAAGCGTGCACTCGCAGAGCTGCACGACCGCAAGGTCGAACTCACGAGCAGCGGCAACAACGCGCACATCGGCCTCGAGCCGCACGCGGTGGCCGCCGCGCCGCAGGCCACGCCGGCTTCGGTCTGA
- a CDS encoding glutamate synthase subunit beta, whose protein sequence is MGKITGFMEHERVEEGYKPVEERVKHYKEFVVGLTNEQAKVQGARCMDCGTPFCNSGCPVNNIIPDFNDLVYRNDWQNAFAVLDSTNNFPEFTGRICPAPCEAACVLNVNDDPVGIKSLEHAIIDRAWDEGWVAPRVAKHKTGKKVAVVGSGPAGMAAAQQLARAGHDVTLFEKNDRIGGLLRYGIPDFKMEKTHIDRRVEQMKAEGVTFRTGVIVGAAKDPLGKGSKVTNLAKETITPEQLDKEFDAVLLTGGAEQSRDLPVPGRDLDGIHFAMEFLPQQNRVNAGDKVKGQLRAEGKHVIVIGGGDTGSDCVGTSNRHGAVSVTQFELMPQPPEEENRPLTWPYWPIKLRTSSSHEEGCEREFAISTKEFIGEKGKVTGLKTVRVEWKDGKMQEVAGSEQILKADLVLLAMGFISPVATVLDAFGVEKDARGNAKATVDFIGGYATNVPKVFAAGDIRRGQSLVVWAIREGRQAARSVDEFLMGFSDLPR, encoded by the coding sequence ATGGGAAAGATCACCGGCTTCATGGAGCATGAGCGCGTCGAAGAGGGCTACAAGCCCGTTGAAGAGCGCGTCAAGCACTACAAGGAATTTGTCGTCGGCCTGACGAACGAGCAGGCTAAGGTGCAGGGCGCACGCTGCATGGACTGCGGCACGCCGTTCTGCAACAGCGGCTGCCCGGTCAACAACATCATTCCGGACTTCAACGACCTCGTGTACCGCAACGATTGGCAAAACGCCTTTGCGGTGCTCGACTCGACCAACAACTTTCCGGAGTTCACCGGCCGCATCTGCCCCGCGCCTTGCGAGGCCGCCTGCGTGCTCAACGTGAACGACGACCCGGTCGGTATCAAGTCGCTGGAGCACGCCATCATCGACCGCGCTTGGGACGAAGGCTGGGTGGCGCCGCGCGTTGCCAAGCACAAGACGGGCAAGAAAGTGGCGGTGGTGGGTTCGGGTCCGGCCGGCATGGCCGCGGCGCAGCAGCTCGCGCGCGCCGGCCATGACGTGACGCTGTTCGAGAAGAACGACCGCATCGGTGGCCTGCTGCGCTACGGCATTCCCGACTTCAAGATGGAGAAGACGCACATCGACCGCCGCGTCGAGCAGATGAAGGCCGAGGGCGTGACCTTCCGCACCGGCGTGATCGTCGGCGCGGCGAAAGATCCGCTGGGCAAGGGCTCCAAGGTGACCAACCTCGCCAAGGAAACCATCACCCCCGAGCAACTGGACAAGGAGTTCGACGCCGTGCTGCTCACCGGCGGTGCCGAGCAATCGCGCGACCTGCCGGTGCCGGGCCGTGATCTCGACGGCATTCACTTTGCGATGGAATTCCTGCCCCAGCAGAACCGCGTCAACGCCGGCGACAAGGTCAAGGGCCAGCTGCGCGCCGAGGGCAAGCACGTCATCGTCATCGGCGGCGGCGACACCGGCTCCGACTGCGTGGGCACCAGCAACCGCCACGGCGCAGTCAGCGTCACGCAGTTCGAACTGATGCCGCAACCGCCCGAAGAAGAAAACCGCCCGCTGACGTGGCCCTATTGGCCGATCAAGCTGCGCACCAGCTCGAGCCACGAGGAAGGCTGTGAGCGTGAGTTCGCCATCTCCACCAAGGAGTTCATCGGCGAAAAGGGCAAGGTCACCGGCCTCAAGACCGTCCGCGTCGAGTGGAAGGACGGAAAAATGCAGGAAGTGGCGGGCAGCGAGCAGATCCTCAAGGCCGACCTCGTGCTGCTGGCCATGGGCTTCATCAGCCCCGTGGCCACCGTACTCGATGCCTTCGGTGTCGAGAAGGATGCGCGCGGCAATGCCAAGGCCACCGTCGATTTCATCGGCGGCTATGCCACCAATGTGCCCAAGGTGTTCGCGGCAGGCGATATTCGCCGCGGTCAGTCGCTTGTGGTGTGGGCGATTCGCGAAGGCCGGCAGGCTGCGCGCTCGGTGGACGAGTTTTTGATGGGATTTAGCGACTTGCCGCGCTGA
- a CDS encoding ABC transporter ATP-binding protein, whose translation MPVKAPGFFIEMDPAAQPHPFVEFRDVTFGYGARAILDGVSFSVPRGKVTALMGASGGGKTTVLRLVGGQQRAQRGEVLFDGEDVGKFDAAALYKARRRMGMLFQFGALFTDMSVFDNVAFPLREHTQLSEALVRDIVLMKLDAVGLRGARDLMPSEVSGGMARRVALARAIALDPDLVMYDEPFAGLDPISLGTAARLIRQLNDTLGLTSIVVSHDLEETFRIADHVIILANGAIAAQGTPDEVRQSADPLVHQFVNALPDGPVHFHYPGVGIEADFGSEGGRS comes from the coding sequence ATGCCTGTCAAGGCGCCCGGCTTTTTTATTGAGATGGACCCAGCCGCACAGCCACACCCCTTTGTAGAGTTCCGCGACGTTACGTTCGGCTATGGCGCACGTGCGATTCTCGACGGTGTGTCCTTTTCCGTCCCGCGCGGCAAGGTCACCGCGCTCATGGGGGCCTCGGGCGGCGGCAAGACGACCGTGCTGCGGCTTGTCGGCGGACAGCAGCGGGCGCAGCGCGGCGAAGTGCTGTTCGACGGCGAGGACGTCGGCAAATTCGACGCCGCCGCTCTCTATAAAGCACGGCGCCGCATGGGCATGCTCTTTCAGTTCGGTGCCTTGTTCACCGACATGAGCGTGTTCGACAACGTTGCCTTTCCTTTGCGCGAACACACGCAGCTGTCGGAAGCGCTGGTGCGCGACATCGTCCTCATGAAGCTCGACGCAGTGGGCCTGCGCGGCGCGCGCGACCTCATGCCCAGCGAAGTGTCCGGCGGCATGGCGCGGCGCGTGGCGCTGGCGCGCGCCATTGCGCTCGATCCGGACCTCGTGATGTACGACGAGCCTTTTGCCGGCCTGGACCCGATTTCGCTTGGCACGGCGGCGCGGCTGATCCGCCAGCTCAACGACACGCTGGGGCTGACCAGCATCGTCGTGTCGCACGATCTCGAAGAAACATTCCGCATCGCCGATCACGTGATCATCCTGGCCAACGGCGCGATCGCCGCGCAGGGTACGCCCGACGAAGTGCGGCAGAGCGCCGATCCGCTGGTTCACCAGTTCGTCAATGCGCTGCCTGACGGGCCGGTGCATTTTCACTACCCCGGAGTTGGAATCGAAGCAGATTTCGGCAGTGAAGGGGGGCGGTCATGA
- the mlaE gene encoding lipid asymmetry maintenance ABC transporter permease subunit MlaE has product MTWWKPADVGFAVRSKLADIGYGAKLFVRLAFQGAQSLRRFSLVRDQIHFLGNYSLAIIAVSGLFVGFVLGLQMYYALQRYGSSEALGLLVALSLVRELGPVVAALLFTGRAGTSLTAEIGLMKAGEQLSAMEMMAVDPVRRILAPRFWAGVITMPLLAAVFSAVGIMGGYVVGVLMLGVDPGAFWGQMQGGVDVWRDVGNGVIKSIVFGFTVTFIALLQGYEAQPTPEGVSRATTRTVVMASLSVLGLDFLLTAMMFSI; this is encoded by the coding sequence ATGACTTGGTGGAAACCTGCCGACGTAGGCTTTGCCGTGCGCAGCAAGCTTGCCGATATAGGCTATGGCGCCAAGCTGTTCGTGCGCCTGGCGTTTCAAGGCGCGCAGAGCCTCCGGCGCTTCAGCCTGGTGCGCGACCAGATTCATTTTCTGGGCAACTACTCGCTCGCCATCATTGCCGTCTCCGGTCTTTTCGTGGGCTTTGTGCTCGGCCTGCAGATGTACTACGCGCTGCAGCGCTACGGTTCTTCCGAGGCGCTCGGCCTGCTGGTTGCCCTGAGCCTGGTGCGCGAGCTCGGCCCCGTGGTGGCGGCACTGCTTTTTACCGGGCGTGCCGGGACATCGCTGACTGCAGAAATCGGCCTCATGAAAGCTGGCGAGCAGCTCAGCGCCATGGAAATGATGGCGGTCGACCCCGTGCGGCGCATTCTTGCCCCGCGTTTCTGGGCCGGCGTCATCACCATGCCGCTGCTGGCGGCCGTCTTCAGCGCTGTCGGCATCATGGGCGGCTACGTGGTGGGCGTGCTGATGCTGGGTGTAGACCCGGGCGCGTTCTGGGGCCAGATGCAGGGCGGCGTCGATGTCTGGCGCGACGTGGGCAACGGCGTCATCAAGAGCATCGTCTTCGGCTTTACCGTGACCTTCATCGCGCTGCTGCAGGGTTACGAAGCCCAGCCCACGCCCGAAGGCGTCTCGCGCGCGACCACGCGCACGGTGGTCATGGCGTCGCTGTCGGTGCTCGGCCTCGACTTCCTGTTGACCGCCATGATGTTCAGTATTTGA
- the mlaD gene encoding outer membrane lipid asymmetry maintenance protein MlaD translates to MQRSTNDIWVGLFVLIGGAALLFLALQSANLLSLNFQKTYNVTARFDNIGGLKPQTAVKSAGVVVGRVESIAFNDKAFQADVTLALQNRYSFPKDSSLKILTSGLLGEQYIGIEAGAEEKNLQAGDTITSTQSAVVLENLISQFLYSKAAEGNTSTPGTANKK, encoded by the coding sequence ATGCAACGTTCCACTAACGACATCTGGGTCGGCCTGTTCGTCCTGATCGGCGGCGCGGCGCTTCTGTTCCTCGCGCTGCAATCGGCCAACCTGCTGAGCCTGAATTTCCAGAAGACGTACAACGTCACCGCACGCTTCGACAACATCGGCGGGCTCAAGCCGCAAACCGCGGTCAAGAGCGCGGGCGTGGTGGTCGGGCGTGTGGAGTCCATCGCGTTCAACGACAAGGCCTTTCAGGCCGACGTCACGCTGGCATTACAAAACCGTTACAGTTTTCCCAAGGACAGCTCGCTCAAGATCCTGACCAGTGGCCTGCTCGGCGAGCAGTACATCGGAATCGAAGCGGGTGCCGAGGAGAAGAACCTGCAAGCCGGCGACACCATTACCTCGACCCAATCGGCTGTGGTGCTGGAAAACCTGATCAGCCAGTTCCTCTACAGCAAGGCGGCCGAAGGAAATACTTCGACGCCGGGAACAGCCAACAAGAAATGA
- a CDS encoding MlaA family lipoprotein, whose protein sequence is MKTSLFSSSAMNNVANYARWMSVATVFAVLAGCASGPRANPADPFEPFNRGVTSFNDKVDEAVLVPVATAYQRVLPSMVRTGVSNFFGNLGDVWSFANSVAQLKLQNSAETFMRVNVNTFFGLGGLLDIATEAGIDRHEEDFGQTLGRWGVGAGPYVVLPLLGPSTLRDTAALPVDRAGSVLSNMNDVAWRNSLSVLEVVDTRAKYLRAGRLLDDAALDKYTFTRDAFLQHRRNDVYDGNPPDDEGGK, encoded by the coding sequence ATGAAAACAAGCCTTTTTTCCTCAAGCGCTATGAATAACGTAGCGAACTACGCCCGGTGGATGAGCGTAGCAACCGTTTTTGCGGTGCTTGCAGGCTGCGCGAGCGGCCCCCGGGCCAATCCGGCCGACCCCTTCGAGCCCTTCAATCGCGGCGTCACCAGTTTCAACGACAAGGTCGACGAAGCCGTGCTGGTGCCCGTGGCCACGGCCTACCAGCGCGTGCTGCCGTCGATGGTGCGCACCGGCGTGAGCAATTTCTTCGGCAACCTGGGCGACGTCTGGAGCTTTGCCAACAGCGTGGCCCAGCTCAAGCTGCAGAACAGCGCCGAGACCTTCATGCGGGTCAACGTCAACACTTTCTTCGGGCTCGGCGGCCTCCTGGACATTGCCACCGAAGCGGGCATCGACCGCCACGAAGAAGATTTCGGCCAGACGCTCGGCCGCTGGGGCGTGGGTGCGGGCCCATACGTCGTGCTCCCGCTGCTCGGCCCTTCGACCCTGCGCGACACGGCAGCCTTGCCGGTGGACCGGGCCGGAAGCGTGCTCTCCAACATGAACGACGTCGCGTGGCGCAATTCGCTCTCGGTGCTGGAAGTCGTCGACACCCGGGCCAAGTACCTGCGTGCCGGCCGCCTGCTCGATGACGCCGCGCTCGACAAGTACACCTTCACGCGCGACGCCTTCCTGCAGCACCGCCGCAACGACGTCTACGACGGCAATCCGCCGGACGACGAAGGCGGAAAGTAA
- a CDS encoding MlaC/ttg2D family ABC transporter substrate-binding protein, producing MNNNILQRRSLGRLVLASALLFGAAAAFVRPAHAADEAPDALVKRLSTDVLETIKADTSIKAGDISKIMLLVDSKIMPNVNFQRMTASAVGPAWRQATPEQQKRLQEEFKTLLVRTYAGALDQVSDQTVTVRPFRGSPDDTEVLVRTEVKGRGDPVQLDYRLEKTPGQGGGWKVYNLNVLGVWLVDTYRTQFSQEINARGIDGLIAALAARNKGNSGKS from the coding sequence ATGAACAACAATATCTTGCAACGACGCAGTCTTGGCCGCCTGGTGCTCGCGAGCGCACTGCTTTTTGGCGCTGCCGCTGCTTTTGTGCGCCCGGCGCATGCCGCCGATGAAGCGCCCGATGCGCTGGTCAAGCGGCTGTCGACCGATGTACTCGAAACCATCAAGGCCGACACCTCCATCAAGGCAGGCGACATCAGCAAGATCATGCTGCTGGTCGACAGCAAGATCATGCCCAACGTCAATTTCCAGCGCATGACGGCCTCCGCCGTGGGCCCGGCATGGCGCCAGGCCACGCCCGAGCAGCAAAAGCGCCTGCAGGAAGAGTTCAAGACCTTGCTGGTGCGCACCTACGCCGGCGCGCTCGACCAGGTGAGCGACCAGACCGTCACGGTTCGTCCGTTCCGCGGTTCGCCCGACGACACCGAAGTGCTGGTGCGCACCGAGGTCAAGGGCCGCGGAGACCCGGTGCAGCTCGACTACCGGCTCGAGAAAACGCCCGGCCAGGGCGGCGGCTGGAAGGTCTACAACCTCAATGTGCTGGGCGTCTGGCTGGTCGATACCTATCGCACCCAGTTCTCGCAGGAAATCAACGCCCGCGGCATCGATGGCCTGATTGCAGCGCTGGCAGCGCGCAACAAGGGCAACAGCGGCAAGAGCTGA
- a CDS encoding STAS domain-containing protein — protein MLVLPTKLTHDEAPACMRMLQQGLAGQTDTSTVVDASALTQFDSSALAVLLECRRESSALGRGFAVKGLSPRLRELAALYGIAGLLPAAP, from the coding sequence ATGCTGGTGCTGCCGACCAAACTCACCCACGACGAGGCCCCCGCCTGCATGCGCATGCTGCAGCAGGGGCTGGCGGGGCAGACCGACACTTCCACCGTGGTCGATGCCAGTGCACTGACGCAGTTCGATTCGTCGGCGCTGGCCGTGCTGCTGGAATGCCGCCGCGAATCGAGCGCGCTCGGCCGCGGCTTTGCCGTGAAGGGGCTTTCGCCTCGGCTGCGCGAGTTGGCTGCCCTGTACGGCATCGCGGGTCTTTTGCCGGCGGCGCCCTGA